A single region of the Arthrobacter sp. V1I7 genome encodes:
- a CDS encoding alpha/beta fold hydrolase, with product MDTVDTESSPTPLFSSDLERRTVPAEVVLGGARVACWSYEPLRVTPETRTILVIHGFRGDHHGLLRVADQLPEMRLIMPDLPGFGGSAAFEADEHSVERYGRFIAELMAALDLGPETVLLGHSFGSIVAGHFVAANPGAVAGLILINPIAAPALEGAKGLMTKLAILYYEAAARLPRRLGQALLRSRLIVRVMSEAMAKTPDKALRRFVHAQHSAYFSAFANRDSLLEAFKASVGNNVAEVAGRLTLPVLLIAGEQDEIAALADQHKLLALLPDGHLDVIPGVGHLIHYETPEPAAGFIRRFVKDHTA from the coding sequence ATGGACACCGTGGACACCGAGTCCTCCCCTACGCCCCTGTTCAGCAGCGACCTCGAGCGACGCACCGTACCCGCCGAAGTGGTCCTGGGCGGCGCGCGCGTGGCGTGCTGGAGCTACGAACCGCTCCGCGTCACGCCCGAAACCAGGACGATCCTGGTGATCCATGGCTTCCGAGGTGACCACCACGGCCTGCTCCGGGTGGCCGACCAGCTCCCCGAGATGCGCCTGATCATGCCCGACCTCCCTGGCTTCGGAGGCTCCGCGGCGTTCGAGGCAGACGAACACAGCGTGGAACGCTACGGACGCTTCATCGCCGAGCTCATGGCCGCGCTGGACCTGGGCCCGGAGACGGTGCTGCTCGGCCACTCGTTCGGGTCGATCGTCGCGGGCCATTTCGTGGCGGCCAACCCGGGGGCCGTCGCCGGGCTGATCCTCATCAATCCCATCGCGGCCCCTGCCCTCGAGGGCGCCAAGGGACTGATGACGAAGCTTGCCATCCTCTATTACGAGGCCGCTGCCCGGCTCCCGCGGCGGCTCGGGCAAGCCCTGCTGCGCAGCCGGCTGATCGTCCGCGTGATGAGCGAGGCAATGGCCAAGACCCCGGACAAGGCATTGCGGCGTTTCGTCCACGCCCAACACAGCGCCTATTTCTCCGCCTTCGCCAACCGCGACAGCCTGCTGGAAGCGTTCAAGGCCTCCGTGGGGAACAACGTCGCGGAGGTCGCCGGCCGGCTCACCCTGCCGGTCCTCCTCATCGCCGGCGAACAGGACGAGATCGCCGCCCTCGCGGACCAGCACAAACTCCTCGCCCTGCTGCCGGACGGCCACCTCGACGTGATCCCCGGCGTCGGGCACCTGATCCACTATGAAACTCCGGAGCCCGCCGCCGGCTTCATCCGCCGCTTCGTGAAGGACCACACCGCGTGA
- a CDS encoding sugar-binding transcriptional regulator, translating into MSSRQSDALRAAQLYYLQDLTMDAIARELRTSRSTVSRLLSSARESGLVQVQIRNPLDTGPELEHMIRAEYKVDVHVVPVVDTLNEAETLDRVAMQAARTIGPLVDSNAIIGVAWGSTLSAVSRHLTRKITHDSVIVQLNGAGNMQTTGITYASDIMRRFGSAYGARVEQFPVPAFFDHAATKKAMWNERSVQRILAMQARMSIAIFGVGSVDADYPSHVYAGGYLDEDDLDILASSDVVGDVATVFFRADGSSDGIVLNERSTGPDIAQLRQVRRRICVVSGASKINGLRGALAAGLATDLILDEASARRLVRFDGVS; encoded by the coding sequence TTGAGTTCACGCCAGTCCGACGCCCTCCGCGCCGCCCAGCTGTACTACCTCCAGGACCTGACCATGGACGCGATCGCGCGGGAACTCCGGACCTCCCGGTCGACCGTGTCCCGGCTGCTCTCCTCGGCGCGGGAATCCGGTCTGGTGCAGGTCCAGATCCGCAATCCGCTGGACACCGGCCCCGAGCTGGAGCACATGATCCGGGCCGAGTACAAGGTGGACGTTCATGTCGTTCCAGTGGTCGACACTCTCAATGAGGCGGAAACACTGGACAGAGTGGCCATGCAGGCGGCCCGCACCATCGGCCCGCTCGTGGATTCGAACGCCATCATCGGTGTCGCCTGGGGCTCAACCCTGAGCGCGGTCAGCCGGCATCTGACCCGGAAGATCACCCATGACAGCGTGATCGTCCAGCTCAACGGGGCCGGAAACATGCAGACCACCGGCATCACCTACGCCTCGGACATCATGCGCCGCTTCGGCAGCGCGTACGGGGCACGGGTGGAGCAGTTCCCGGTGCCCGCGTTTTTTGACCACGCCGCAACAAAGAAGGCGATGTGGAATGAGCGAAGTGTGCAGCGCATTCTGGCAATGCAGGCCCGGATGAGCATCGCCATCTTCGGCGTCGGATCCGTCGACGCCGACTACCCCAGCCACGTCTATGCGGGCGGCTACCTCGACGAGGACGACCTGGACATCCTGGCCAGCTCCGACGTCGTCGGTGACGTGGCGACCGTGTTCTTCCGCGCGGACGGTTCCTCGGACGGAATCGTCCTCAACGAGCGGTCCACCGGGCCGGACATCGCGCAGCTGCGCCAGGTCCGGCGGCGGATCTGCGTGGTATCCGGGGCGTCCAAGATCAACGGGCTGCGCGGGGCGCTCGCCGCCGGTCTGGCCACGGACCTGATCCTCGATGAGGCCAGCGCCCGGCGGCTGGTACGGTTCGACGGCGTCTCCTGA
- a CDS encoding glycosyltransferase family 1 protein: MKILIDARFTRLDHHDGISRYGASLIAATARIADVSMLVSDVRQLALLPDVPYTLINSPLSPAELFVAGRINKLGADVVVCPMQTMGSWGRKYALVLTLHDLIYYEHPAPPGFLPAPVRILWRLYHKAYWPQRLLLNRADVVATISSTTAALISKYRLTRRPVRIVGNAPQSGHSPRDPGAGTDKTLLYMGSFMPYKNVETMIRGMAELPDLTLHLLSRITPERRAELEALAPAGARIVFHNGVTDAEYEAMLARTTALISLSRAEGYGLPLVEAMSHGTPVIASDIPIFREVGGDAVSYVHPDSPAEFSAAVRKLEEPEIWKQRSRRSVERAADFSWDESARRLLVAAEEAAALRRGRSKRTLPQQRRPGPRKEPGRR, from the coding sequence GTGAAAATCCTCATTGATGCCCGCTTCACCCGCCTGGACCACCACGACGGGATCAGCCGCTACGGTGCGAGCCTCATCGCCGCCACGGCCCGGATCGCGGACGTTTCCATGCTGGTCAGTGACGTCCGGCAGCTGGCCCTGTTGCCGGATGTTCCGTATACGCTGATCAACAGCCCGCTGTCCCCGGCCGAGCTGTTCGTCGCCGGCCGGATCAACAAACTCGGCGCCGACGTCGTCGTGTGCCCGATGCAGACGATGGGGAGCTGGGGCCGGAAATACGCCCTCGTCCTGACGCTGCACGACCTGATCTACTACGAGCACCCCGCCCCGCCCGGCTTCCTCCCGGCGCCGGTACGGATCCTGTGGCGCCTGTACCATAAGGCCTACTGGCCCCAGCGGCTCCTGCTGAACCGGGCCGACGTCGTCGCGACCATCAGCTCCACGACAGCGGCGCTGATCTCCAAATACCGGCTCACCAGGCGCCCGGTGCGGATCGTGGGCAACGCCCCGCAGTCCGGCCACAGTCCCCGTGATCCCGGAGCCGGGACGGACAAGACGCTGCTCTACATGGGATCGTTCATGCCCTACAAGAACGTGGAGACGATGATCCGGGGCATGGCCGAACTGCCCGACCTCACGCTGCACCTGCTCAGCCGCATCACGCCCGAGCGCCGCGCGGAGCTGGAAGCCCTGGCCCCGGCCGGCGCCAGGATCGTGTTCCACAACGGCGTAACGGACGCCGAGTACGAGGCTATGCTGGCCCGCACCACCGCCCTGATCAGCCTCTCCCGGGCGGAAGGCTACGGGCTGCCCCTCGTCGAAGCCATGTCCCACGGCACGCCCGTGATCGCCAGTGACATCCCGATCTTCCGCGAGGTCGGCGGCGACGCGGTCAGCTATGTCCACCCGGACTCCCCGGCTGAATTCTCGGCGGCGGTGCGCAAACTGGAGGAACCGGAGATCTGGAAGCAACGCTCACGCCGTTCGGTGGAACGCGCGGCCGACTTCAGCTGGGACGAGTCCGCGCGAAGGCTGCTTGTAGCTGCCGAAGAGGCCGCGGCACTTCGCCGGGGCCGTTCCAAGCGAACGCTCCCGCAGCAACGGCGCCCCGGACCCCGGAAAGAGCCGGGACGGAGATAG
- a CDS encoding primosomal protein N' produces the protein MAQVPSGVPAHDEPFQLSLLSGFPSSSTAAATSGPALAAELPVARVLIESSLPHLDRPFDYSVPADLDAAARPGVRLKVKFNGQELPGYLLERVAESDAGHALVPVHQVVSPVPVLMPAVAELAGRVAARYAGTTSDVLRVAVPPRMAKLEKEFAPDGHLDPALFADAGADGGAGAAIPAGLEASSWAGYRNGPAFLQHLCAGESPRAVLAALQGYGAGGWPRMIAEAVAAVRLSGRGAVVVVPDYRDLDRVEAALLDLLPAGDVARLTADDGPTPRYRSYLRILSGAAGVAVGTRSAAYAPVHNLGLVVCWDDGDDLHIEQRSPYAHAREVLLLRAGQEGAACLLAGHTRSTETQRLVASGWAWPVEADRTVVRRTVPRVQNTADSFELERDPLARVARLPGAAWRAAKEGLERGPVLVQVARAGYAPSLACETCREPARCTACSGPLAIAGSTGNSAVPQCRWCSAPAPAWRCSTCHGIRLRRGATGALRTAEELGRAFPGTPVLTSSGDRVLAAVPDTKALVVATVGAEPVAAGGYAAALLLDGDSLLRRENLRAGEDAVRRWFNAAALVRPAAERGLVVITADDTAGVGALLRWDPAGYAQRELALRQELQLPPAVRIASVTGGRTAVGHFIQAVEQRLGGQGIVLRAAGPAPLVLAAGPGAGTGTGAGAGSGGAVKAAARAGEDVRTLLFIPYAQAGDATRVMRAVKAAAAAKRSDDPVQLRLDGVDVL, from the coding sequence ATGGCCCAGGTCCCTTCCGGCGTGCCGGCGCATGATGAGCCCTTCCAGCTGTCGCTGCTCTCCGGCTTCCCAAGCTCCTCCACTGCCGCTGCGACCTCCGGACCTGCCCTCGCCGCCGAACTGCCGGTGGCGCGGGTGCTGATCGAGTCATCCCTCCCGCACCTGGACCGGCCCTTCGACTACAGCGTCCCCGCGGACCTCGACGCCGCGGCCCGGCCCGGTGTGCGCCTGAAGGTCAAATTCAATGGCCAGGAACTTCCCGGCTACCTGTTGGAGCGGGTCGCGGAATCCGACGCGGGCCACGCCCTCGTGCCGGTGCACCAAGTCGTTTCGCCGGTCCCCGTTCTTATGCCCGCCGTTGCGGAGCTCGCCGGGCGCGTGGCGGCCCGTTACGCCGGAACCACCAGCGACGTCCTGCGCGTCGCAGTGCCGCCGCGGATGGCGAAACTGGAAAAGGAATTCGCTCCGGACGGTCACCTGGACCCCGCCCTGTTTGCGGACGCCGGGGCTGACGGCGGTGCCGGAGCGGCAATTCCTGCCGGCCTGGAGGCCTCCAGCTGGGCGGGTTACCGCAACGGTCCCGCGTTCCTCCAGCATCTCTGCGCGGGGGAGTCGCCCCGGGCCGTGCTGGCCGCGCTCCAGGGCTACGGCGCCGGGGGCTGGCCCCGGATGATCGCCGAGGCGGTCGCTGCCGTCCGTCTGTCCGGCCGGGGCGCCGTCGTGGTGGTGCCCGACTACCGGGACCTGGACCGGGTGGAAGCGGCCCTGCTGGATCTCCTGCCCGCCGGGGACGTCGCCCGGCTCACCGCCGACGACGGCCCGACACCGCGCTACCGGAGCTACCTGCGGATCCTCAGTGGGGCCGCCGGAGTCGCCGTCGGCACCCGCTCCGCCGCGTACGCGCCGGTCCACAACCTTGGTCTCGTGGTCTGCTGGGACGACGGCGACGACCTGCACATCGAGCAGCGCTCACCGTACGCCCACGCCCGCGAGGTCCTACTGCTCCGTGCCGGCCAGGAGGGGGCAGCCTGCCTGCTCGCAGGACATACCCGCAGCACCGAAACGCAGCGGCTCGTCGCCTCCGGCTGGGCGTGGCCCGTCGAGGCGGACCGCACCGTGGTGCGCCGCACCGTTCCGCGGGTGCAGAACACCGCGGACAGCTTCGAGCTGGAGCGCGACCCGCTGGCCCGGGTCGCCCGCCTTCCCGGCGCAGCCTGGCGGGCTGCCAAGGAGGGCCTGGAACGCGGGCCCGTCCTCGTCCAGGTAGCCCGCGCCGGCTACGCCCCCTCGCTGGCCTGCGAGACCTGCCGCGAACCCGCCCGGTGCACCGCCTGCAGCGGTCCGCTGGCGATTGCGGGGTCCACCGGTAACTCCGCCGTGCCGCAATGCCGCTGGTGCTCGGCGCCGGCTCCGGCCTGGCGCTGCAGCACCTGCCACGGGATCCGGCTCCGGCGGGGCGCCACGGGGGCACTCCGCACGGCAGAGGAACTCGGCCGCGCGTTTCCAGGCACACCCGTTCTCACCTCCTCCGGCGACCGGGTGCTGGCCGCCGTCCCGGACACGAAGGCGCTCGTCGTGGCGACCGTCGGGGCGGAACCGGTCGCCGCCGGCGGTTACGCTGCCGCCCTGCTGCTCGACGGCGACTCGCTGCTGCGCCGCGAAAACCTCCGGGCCGGGGAAGACGCCGTCCGCCGCTGGTTCAACGCCGCGGCCCTCGTCCGGCCTGCCGCCGAGCGGGGCCTTGTGGTCATCACCGCGGACGACACCGCTGGCGTGGGCGCCCTGCTGCGCTGGGATCCCGCCGGCTACGCGCAGCGGGAACTGGCGTTGCGGCAGGAGCTGCAACTGCCCCCGGCCGTGCGGATAGCCTCCGTCACCGGCGGCCGGACCGCCGTCGGACACTTCATCCAGGCCGTCGAGCAGCGGCTGGGCGGGCAGGGGATCGTGCTGCGGGCCGCCGGACCGGCACCACTCGTCCTCGCGGCCGGGCCAGGCGCCGGGACAGGCACCGGGGCAGGCGCCGGATCCGGCGGTGCCGTGAAGGCCGCGGCCCGGGCCGGTGAAGACGTCCGCACCCTGCTGTTCATTCCGTATGCCCAGGCCGGGGATGCCACCAGGGTGATGCGTGCGGTGAAGGCCGCGGCGGCCGCGAAACGCAGCGACGACCCGGTCCAGCTGCGCCTGGACGGGGTCGACGTCCTCTAG
- a CDS encoding MIP/aquaporin family protein produces the protein MSLGIVFLSEVFGTAMLTLLGCGVVANVALKGTKGNNGGFLMVTWGWGIAVFAGVYVAARSGAHLNPAVTFGLLLNGKREYAPGVPVDFASTLTYFGGELTGAFLGAVVMWLAHKQHFDAEPEPANKLGVFSTGPAIRSTPWNLATEIIGTFVLVFVILTFGGTPSGLGPLAVALLVVGIGVSLGGPTGYAINPARDLGPRIAHALLPIKGKGSSDWSYSWIPVVGPLIGGGIAGLVALVVPIIATAAA, from the coding sequence ATGTCTCTTGGAATAGTTTTCCTGTCCGAAGTATTCGGTACCGCAATGCTGACCCTGCTGGGTTGCGGCGTTGTGGCGAACGTTGCGCTCAAAGGCACCAAGGGCAACAACGGCGGGTTCCTGATGGTCACCTGGGGATGGGGCATTGCCGTCTTCGCCGGCGTCTACGTCGCAGCCAGGTCCGGGGCACACCTGAACCCAGCCGTCACCTTCGGCTTGCTGCTCAACGGCAAGCGGGAGTACGCCCCCGGCGTTCCTGTCGACTTCGCCTCCACGCTCACCTACTTCGGCGGTGAACTTACCGGTGCCTTCCTGGGCGCCGTGGTGATGTGGCTGGCCCACAAGCAGCACTTCGACGCCGAGCCTGAGCCCGCCAACAAGCTGGGCGTTTTCTCCACCGGCCCGGCGATCCGCTCCACCCCGTGGAACCTGGCCACGGAAATCATCGGCACCTTTGTCCTCGTGTTTGTCATCCTGACCTTCGGCGGGACACCCTCCGGGCTCGGCCCGCTGGCGGTGGCCCTGCTCGTGGTGGGTATCGGCGTCTCGCTCGGTGGACCCACGGGCTATGCCATCAACCCGGCCCGTGACCTCGGCCCCCGGATCGCGCACGCGCTGCTCCCGATCAAGGGGAAGGGTTCCAGTGACTGGTCCTACTCCTGGATCCCGGTCGTCGGACCGCTGATTGGCGGGGGCATCGCCGGGCTCGTCGCCCTCGTGGTGCCGATCATCGCCACCGCCGCGGCCTAG
- a CDS encoding aldo/keto reductase, with amino-acid sequence MRISPRTTLNNGVLIDRLGFGLYKVPPGKATGLVTMALEAGYRHFDTAAMYGNESGVGRAIGGLAGSERAGGGSGELFPALSREDLFVSTKVWNDDHGYDATLRAFHTSMANLGLEYIDLYLIHWPCPRKGLFPESYRAMETLYHEGKVRAIGVSNFQADHLDRLMETAEVVPAVNQVELHPWLQQAELRKKHDALGIRTEAWSPLGRGQVLHDPVILSLAAEHRRTPAQIILRWHLQLDNITIPKASSSDRIRENRAVFDFELSATDLADIAAVDRGFRTGSHPDNVN; translated from the coding sequence ATGAGAATCTCCCCCCGGACGACCCTGAACAACGGCGTGCTGATCGACCGGCTGGGATTCGGGCTCTACAAGGTCCCGCCCGGGAAGGCCACCGGGCTGGTGACCATGGCACTGGAAGCCGGCTACCGGCACTTTGACACCGCAGCCATGTACGGCAACGAAAGCGGAGTCGGCAGGGCCATCGGCGGCCTCGCCGGGTCCGAGCGAGCCGGTGGCGGGTCCGGCGAATTGTTCCCCGCCCTGTCCCGCGAGGACCTCTTCGTCAGCACCAAGGTCTGGAACGACGATCACGGATACGACGCGACGCTGCGGGCGTTCCATACATCCATGGCCAACCTGGGACTGGAGTACATCGACCTATACCTGATCCATTGGCCCTGCCCCCGGAAAGGGCTGTTTCCGGAAAGCTACCGCGCCATGGAAACGCTCTACCATGAGGGCAAGGTCCGGGCGATCGGCGTGTCAAACTTCCAAGCCGACCATCTGGACCGGCTGATGGAGACCGCGGAAGTGGTCCCGGCCGTCAACCAGGTTGAGCTGCACCCCTGGCTGCAGCAGGCTGAGCTGCGGAAGAAACACGACGCACTCGGCATCCGCACGGAGGCCTGGAGCCCGCTGGGCCGGGGACAGGTGCTCCACGACCCGGTGATTCTGTCCCTGGCCGCCGAACATCGGCGCACGCCGGCCCAGATCATCCTTCGTTGGCATCTTCAGCTGGACAACATCACGATTCCCAAGGCCAGCTCCTCCGACCGGATCCGGGAAAACCGGGCGGTGTTCGACTTCGAACTCTCCGCCACGGATCTTGCCGACATCGCAGCGGTGGACCGCGGTTTCCGCACCGGCTCCCACCCCGACAACGTCAACTAG